One genomic region from Epinephelus fuscoguttatus linkage group LG8, E.fuscoguttatus.final_Chr_v1 encodes:
- the ndufa3 gene encoding NADH dehydrogenase [ubiquinone] 1 alpha subcomplex subunit 3: MFLCDRRRHNTSFSDYYISHEHPLWVDTTQDNMAGLAAFLKNAWNKEPVILVSCGIGLLGLALPVISPLTKYTGMINEAVPYNYPVPVRDDGNMPDVPSHPSEPKGPNLDWLKKF, translated from the exons ATGTTTTTATGCGACAGGCGCAGACATAATACGTCATTCAGTGAttactacatttcccatgagcacCCGCTCTGGGTTGATACTACACAAGACAACATGGCGG GACTCGCAGCGTTCCTGAAAAACGCATGGAACAAGGAACCTGTTATCCTGGTGTCCTGCGGGATTGGACTGTTGG GTCTTGCTCTTCCAGTTATCAGCCCCCTGACAAAGTATACAGGAATGATCAATGAGGCTGTGCCATACAACTACCCAG TCCCTGTGCGAGATGATGGAAACATGCCTGATGTCCCTTCTCATCCAAGTGAACCAAAAGGACCCAACTTGGACTGGCTTAAAAAGTTCTAA
- the tfpt gene encoding TCF3 fusion partner: MMEDFSGLALPPLFGGHILEAELEPGGVELGPGEVELGPGGNELLESTAQEDEERRALDKRKYLALNRRCKEIEQVNQKILGRLHQVQRITRRLKKERRFLMKTLDAHGDDYRNAQLTILLEDEPGAHFDPAAAGVEDERLNGVSGSTLPAAMHHVAGPKRRRHRIQRQEKDKDQQTEPDMSVLAETQFGEMPSPTSLSH; encoded by the exons ATGATGGAGGATTTCTCTGGTTTGGCTCTGCCTCCTCTGTTTGGAGGACACATCCTGGAGGCAGAGCTGGAGCCTGGTGGTGTGGAGCTGGGACCAGGAGAG GTGGAGCTGGGCCCGGGAGGCAATGAGCTGCTGGAGAGTACAGCACaggaggatgaagagaggaGAGCTCTCGATAAgaggaaatatctggctctgaACAGGAGATGTAAAGAAATTGAAcag gTGAATCAGAAGATTCTTGGTCGCCTTCATCAAGTACAAAGAATAACACGGCGCTTGAAGAAGGAGAGACG GTTTCTCATGAAGACTTTAGATGCTCATGGGGACGACTACAGAAACGCCCAGCTCACCATACTTCTAGAG gaTGAGCCTGGAGCTCATTTTGatcctgctgctgcaggagtggaGGATGAACGGCTCAACGGTGTCTCTGGCTCCACTTTGCCTGCAGCAATGCATCATGTTGCTGGACCAAAGAGGAGGAGGCACCGAATTCAACGACAAGAGAAGGATAAAGACCAACAG ACTGAACCAGACATGTCAGTGTTGGCAGAGACACAGTTTGGAGAAATGCCCAGCCCaacctctctgtctcactga